One genomic window of Micropterus dolomieu isolate WLL.071019.BEF.003 ecotype Adirondacks linkage group LG06, ASM2129224v1, whole genome shotgun sequence includes the following:
- the ndufa13 gene encoding NADH dehydrogenase [ubiquinone] 1 alpha subcomplex subunit 13: protein MTSPSCCVEGWRKMAGSKVKQDMAPLGGYASFDYKRNLPKRGLSGYSMFGIGIGIMVFGYWRLFRWNRERRRLQIEEMEARIALMPLLQAEHDRRTLRMLRENLEEEAIVMKDVPGWKVGESVFHTDRWVPPLSEELFNLRPREELLHKRFGFLWYV from the exons ATGACGTCACCATCGTGTTGTGTAGAAGGCTGGAGGAAGATGGCGGGGTCCAAGGTGAAGCAGGACATGGCTCCTCTGGGAGGCTATGCCTCGTTTGATTATAAGAGGAATCTACCGAAGCGAGGACTCTCGG GATATAGCATGTTCGGCATTGGCATCGGTATCATGGTGTTTGGTTACTGGAGGCTTTTCAGGTGGAACAGAGAAAGGAG GCGCTTGCAAATTGAGGAGATGGAAGCCAGAATAGCTCTGATGCCCCTGCTGCAGGCAGAGCATGACCGACG GACCTTACGGATGCTGAGGGAAAATTTAGAAGAGGAGGCGATTGTCATGAAGGACGTTCCAGGTTGGAAG GTTGGTGAGAGCGTCTTCCACACAGACCGCTGGGTCCCCCCTCTGTCAGAGGAGCTGTTCAACCTCCGGCCCCGTGAAGAGCTTTTGCACAAGCGTTTTGGCTTCTTGTGGTACGTGTAA